A single genomic interval of Aureliella helgolandensis harbors:
- a CDS encoding LL-diaminopimelate aminotransferase, whose protein sequence is MSTGIATDPYFQQLFSDRIGGSNYGKGTAIYKFEKIKRAKRKALADYPHRELIDFGIGENDSMAAESVRQRMAEEINKPENRGYADNGIASFKEAAARFMQRRLGVQLDPVTEINHCIGSKTALSMLPACLINPGDVTLMTAPGYPVAGTHTKYYGGSVVALPLLAENQFFPDFSKISAETWERTKLLVLNYPNSPTGKTATREFYQEVVELAHRHQFVVAQDAAHMVLSFDQEPLSFLSIDGAREVGVEIHSMSKGFDMIGWRIGWVCGHSRLIQAFADVKDNCDSGQFAAIQQAAAFALDSDDIPNAVREKYRRRLQKLVAMLKSVGFQCEMPGGTYFLYTPTPAGTVGGLEFANAEEASQHLITEQSIVTVPWDDAGPFLRFSVTYVAADEAAEDALMAETAQRLKSLGLQF, encoded by the coding sequence ATGAGTACTGGTATAGCAACCGACCCCTATTTTCAGCAGTTGTTTTCTGACCGTATCGGCGGATCGAACTATGGCAAGGGGACTGCCATTTACAAGTTCGAAAAGATCAAGCGCGCCAAACGCAAGGCCCTCGCCGATTATCCGCACCGCGAGCTTATCGACTTCGGGATTGGCGAGAATGATAGCATGGCCGCTGAATCGGTTCGCCAGCGGATGGCGGAAGAGATCAATAAACCAGAGAACCGTGGCTATGCTGACAATGGAATTGCAAGTTTCAAAGAGGCAGCGGCTCGCTTTATGCAGCGTCGTTTGGGAGTCCAATTGGATCCCGTCACGGAGATCAATCATTGTATCGGCAGCAAGACAGCGCTCTCCATGTTGCCTGCCTGCCTGATCAATCCGGGGGACGTCACGCTCATGACGGCTCCTGGCTATCCCGTCGCTGGGACCCATACCAAATACTATGGCGGCAGCGTTGTCGCTTTGCCGCTGCTCGCTGAGAACCAGTTCTTCCCCGATTTCAGTAAAATTTCGGCAGAGACATGGGAACGCACTAAGTTGTTGGTGCTCAACTACCCCAATAGCCCCACCGGGAAGACGGCGACGCGCGAGTTCTACCAAGAGGTCGTGGAACTGGCGCATCGGCATCAATTTGTGGTCGCCCAAGATGCTGCCCACATGGTGCTCTCATTCGATCAGGAGCCCCTGAGCTTCCTGTCCATCGATGGTGCTCGGGAAGTGGGGGTTGAGATTCATTCGATGAGCAAAGGGTTTGACATGATTGGCTGGCGGATTGGTTGGGTGTGTGGGCACTCCCGGTTAATCCAAGCGTTCGCCGATGTTAAGGACAATTGTGATAGTGGGCAATTTGCAGCAATCCAACAAGCGGCCGCGTTTGCACTGGATTCTGATGATATTCCCAACGCAGTGCGTGAAAAGTACCGTCGTCGTTTGCAGAAGTTGGTCGCGATGCTCAAGAGCGTGGGATTTCAGTGCGAAATGCCCGGCGGGACCTACTTCCTATACACACCGACACCGGCTGGTACCGTAGGTGGGCTGGAATTCGCCAATGCGGAAGAGGCTAGCCAACACCTCATCACCGAGCAGTCCATCGTAACAGTGCCTTGGGACGACGCGGGGCCATTTCTGCGATTTTCCGTCACCTATGTGGCGGCAGATGAAGCTGCTGAGGACGCGCTCATGGCCGAGACCGCCCAGCGATTGAAGAGCCTCGGGTTGCAGTTTTAG
- the lepB gene encoding signal peptidase I yields the protein MSAASAAPSAKSSANRHVTTGSAVQSGRETVESIVVAFILAFLFRAFVAEAFVIPTGSMAPTLMGAHKDVVCEYCGEAYQASASEEFDSSTGQLVGRVTLASTCSTCRGLNAYDFVQNPNAVSFDGDRILVSKFDYVLSQPKRWDVFVFKYPDEARMNYIKRLIGLPGEKLQIQDGDIYAQSTGQLEIARKPPHKVRAMRQIVSDTDHRGGILVEKGWPSLWQPWTSQASPTGAANGWELEHTPEVWSAKLASSTDRQWLRYYHKVVDGVTWEGIRQGGDLPPVSPTSSQLVTDFLAYNSSFYVESGLVYTDRSNDKLQEGISAERRAYDFVAERGRGGLSAHELNGGFHWVGDLIGEFDMEVQSSSGKLLLDLVEFGIHYECSIDVATGEASLTAKGQDLPQPVFVGEVLKGQTGVKGPGRYRLEYANVDDQITLWVDGSVVSFDGSSAFDSKRVRTAKDRRPYWTEADPLDAAPVGIGGEQLEMTVRRAQVFRDLYYIAPQIMRRGTPYCDYNLDHGSAILASIPAPEERRQLSDQEAILKVYSHPQWWSQTNLFNLRGRLNFELEADQFFPMGDNSAASSDARAWSGHHFVEQKFLLGKALLVFWPHTWNTPVPYTPNIARMGRIQ from the coding sequence ATGTCCGCAGCTTCCGCCGCTCCATCGGCCAAATCGAGTGCAAACCGTCATGTCACAACAGGTTCCGCGGTGCAAAGTGGCCGCGAAACGGTGGAGTCGATTGTTGTCGCCTTCATCCTGGCATTTCTCTTTCGGGCTTTTGTCGCCGAAGCATTCGTGATTCCCACCGGTTCTATGGCTCCCACCCTGATGGGGGCGCACAAGGATGTTGTGTGCGAATACTGTGGTGAGGCCTATCAGGCTAGTGCGAGTGAAGAGTTCGATTCGAGCACTGGGCAACTGGTGGGTCGCGTCACGCTGGCTAGTACTTGCTCCACCTGCCGTGGGCTCAACGCCTACGATTTCGTGCAGAACCCGAATGCCGTCAGCTTTGATGGAGATCGGATCCTGGTTAGCAAATTTGATTACGTGCTGAGCCAGCCCAAACGCTGGGATGTGTTCGTATTTAAGTATCCCGATGAAGCCCGGATGAACTACATCAAACGATTGATTGGTCTGCCTGGTGAAAAGCTGCAGATTCAGGACGGAGATATTTACGCACAGAGTACCGGTCAACTGGAGATTGCCCGCAAGCCGCCGCATAAAGTGCGAGCGATGCGGCAGATCGTTTCGGATACGGATCACCGAGGGGGGATCTTGGTCGAGAAGGGCTGGCCCAGTTTATGGCAACCCTGGACCTCTCAGGCTTCCCCTACAGGGGCAGCAAATGGCTGGGAATTAGAGCATACGCCAGAGGTTTGGTCGGCCAAACTGGCCTCCTCCACCGACCGGCAGTGGTTGCGCTACTATCATAAAGTCGTCGATGGTGTGACCTGGGAGGGGATTCGGCAGGGAGGTGACTTGCCACCAGTGTCCCCAACATCCTCACAGCTCGTGACCGACTTCCTCGCTTACAACAGTTCGTTCTACGTGGAGTCGGGGTTGGTTTACACCGACCGGAGCAACGATAAATTGCAGGAGGGAATTTCAGCCGAACGACGCGCCTACGACTTCGTGGCGGAGCGTGGGCGTGGCGGACTGAGCGCCCACGAGCTGAACGGCGGTTTCCATTGGGTTGGAGACTTGATCGGCGAGTTCGACATGGAAGTCCAGTCGTCCAGCGGGAAACTACTGTTGGACTTAGTCGAGTTTGGGATTCATTATGAATGCTCGATCGACGTAGCCACAGGAGAGGCATCGCTGACGGCTAAAGGCCAAGATTTGCCTCAGCCTGTCTTTGTCGGTGAAGTCTTGAAAGGCCAGACCGGAGTAAAGGGGCCAGGCCGCTATCGCCTCGAATATGCGAATGTGGACGATCAAATTACCTTGTGGGTCGACGGTTCGGTCGTCTCCTTCGATGGAAGTTCCGCGTTCGATTCGAAGCGGGTCCGGACCGCCAAAGATCGGCGTCCCTACTGGACGGAAGCTGACCCGCTCGATGCGGCGCCCGTCGGCATCGGAGGAGAGCAATTGGAAATGACGGTCCGTCGGGCCCAAGTCTTCCGGGACTTGTACTACATTGCCCCGCAAATCATGCGTCGTGGTACGCCTTATTGCGATTACAATTTGGACCATGGTTCCGCTATTTTGGCCTCCATTCCTGCCCCGGAAGAACGCCGACAGCTGAGTGACCAAGAAGCGATTTTGAAAGTTTACTCGCATCCCCAATGGTGGTCGCAGACCAATTTGTTCAATTTGCGAGGACGCCTGAACTTTGAACTTGAAGCTGACCAGTTTTTTCCAATGGGCGACAACAGTGCAGCCAGTTCCGACGCCCGTGCCTGGAGCGGTCATCATTTCGTGGAGCAAAAGTTCCTGCTGGGTAAGGCCTTGCTGGTTTTTTGGCCCCATACCTGGAATACACCTGTACCTTACACTCCCAATATTGCGCGCATGGGACGAATTCAATAG
- the lptB gene encoding LPS export ABC transporter ATP-binding protein, producing MNVLEVQGLEKSYGRRKVVNGVSLTVGEAEIVGLLGPNGAGKSTSFKMTCGIVRPDRGKVILGGIDVTDWPLFRRAKEGQMGYLAQESSVFRKLTVEQNILAVFELLGVGSRERKARTQKLLEEFEITHIRRSKAGRLSGGERRRLEIARCLVSNPQIIMLDEPFAGIDPVTVQNIQEIIKKLRERGIAILITDHAAREILQTVDRCYVISKGAVLCEGPPETVRQHPVVRKEYLGDIGDEFSVPAADLRTATKAPATFEEQAARSAVASNRSTSIRVEHIAPKAENAMTRPTRRRRTDV from the coding sequence ATGAATGTACTTGAAGTCCAAGGACTCGAGAAAAGCTACGGCCGCCGCAAGGTGGTCAATGGCGTAAGCCTGACGGTTGGTGAAGCGGAGATCGTGGGGCTGTTGGGACCCAATGGAGCAGGCAAGTCGACGAGCTTTAAAATGACATGCGGGATCGTGCGACCCGACCGCGGAAAAGTCATTTTAGGAGGGATCGATGTGACCGATTGGCCTCTGTTTCGTCGCGCCAAGGAAGGGCAGATGGGCTATCTGGCGCAAGAATCGAGCGTCTTTCGGAAGTTGACCGTAGAGCAAAATATCTTAGCGGTATTCGAGCTGCTGGGGGTTGGGTCGCGCGAACGCAAGGCCCGAACCCAGAAGTTGCTTGAGGAGTTCGAGATCACCCATATTCGCCGGTCGAAGGCTGGCCGGCTCTCTGGCGGAGAACGCCGCCGTTTGGAGATCGCCCGGTGCCTAGTATCCAATCCCCAGATCATCATGCTCGATGAGCCGTTTGCTGGTATTGATCCAGTCACAGTGCAGAACATTCAGGAAATCATCAAGAAGCTGAGAGAGCGTGGCATTGCGATTCTGATTACTGACCATGCCGCGCGTGAAATACTCCAAACCGTCGATCGCTGCTATGTGATCAGCAAAGGGGCGGTTTTGTGTGAGGGACCGCCTGAAACGGTTCGGCAGCATCCCGTGGTTCGCAAGGAGTACCTGGGGGATATCGGTGACGAGTTTTCCGTTCCAGCAGCCGATTTACGAACGGCTACCAAGGCTCCCGCGACCTTCGAGGAACAAGCAGCTCGATCGGCCGTTGCATCCAATCGCTCGACCAGCATCCGCGTTGAACACATCGCACCCAAGGCCGAGAACGCAATGACGCGACCAACTCGCCGTCGCCGTACCGACGTCTAG
- a CDS encoding protein kinase domain-containing protein yields the protein MTLNPASVIAGYEPIPGYQLRHRLGAGGYGEVWMADAPGGLQKAVKLVFGTLEQAQASGELKSLRRISQVYHPFLLSIERIEIVDEQVVIVTELAECSLLDRFEQFRRKGAPGIHRGTLLEFLRDAADALDFLSQKHSLQHLDVKPGNLLLIADRIKVADFGLVKDLHSHTQSMISGLTPSYSAPEIFDGRPDHRSDQYSLAVLYMEMLTGKLPFDGKTTGEIARQHIAKAPNLEALPPADRAIVGRSLSKNPVDRYASCRQFIEQLAKVKNPIMVATHPVKSIAGQDSVAASNTEIQNTVTSPAFNARINFRSPIAHQTPDHQWNPARCLFIGMGGIAGDVLLNLRRRIAKDSENPFTVQDHCWRAIDTNVDALEKLVNVEEDCALTLEETCALPIFSPSEYRKIDSTLFSALSRRWLYNIPRSLKTEGVRPLAILAFLHHYAHLKKSLDAALDNLTQQQGTSERTSDPVRIYLIASLHGGTGSALMSEVGLLVNSLLQSKGIRDFHTYGFCTAAATLNGTGASLASAAGLASLAELQFMMSGEHMYPSIHPENALEGPVRVKPVTSLALLDGGLYGDNDDAIECVNALAQAVFLDSQSLCGATLDPVRRDDCQQPLGWLRTVRTGKLNIANSISPVKLARWCCSTSLANTLCFLTGTGLKSDRWSAVQTPPASAQQDPLCSAQDSLQSELPLSPARHQRFSTFLLRELGFCTSDDFNESPISQDSEEHSLELWRKRLEQRPDAAKLLIAEDLRIWQAAVSKQIGLRLFNWKQIEQLQLHAIEQILDFSEIHLSALMQHIQPKLKLQNPPDDLQAAASQYCQTLTVAYMERLKRYQAHGKQIAQKLEKWCDSIVAETVLNESEQEVSFNTLPIPLQRVAERVNNALNAKLQKLITPIIESIAEPTELGVGNAHMHEGTVAEINLKYMLNLASDLLNRYSREGDISDAVFQNQDIEEEFTTQLKEISSFVSNLSMVGGDADRIVIGPADQLELIQPFLQRNSLHKSTTLLPTSCRLGLHLFSEATHVNLPALIATLWRPSSDTLRLAERLHTRVDVEWAPVSGLLELLAVPEETSTDPSAMDTSDLTEGTIPCPSALPLPTGSMTGTVDGTLPVQAP from the coding sequence ATGACTCTCAATCCAGCCTCCGTAATCGCTGGCTACGAACCGATCCCAGGGTATCAATTGCGCCACCGTCTCGGAGCTGGCGGGTACGGTGAAGTCTGGATGGCAGATGCTCCTGGTGGGCTTCAGAAGGCGGTCAAGCTTGTCTTCGGAACATTGGAACAAGCCCAAGCTAGTGGAGAGCTGAAAAGTCTGCGGCGCATTTCGCAGGTCTACCACCCTTTCCTGCTGTCGATCGAGAGAATCGAAATTGTTGACGAGCAAGTCGTCATTGTGACCGAGTTGGCGGAATGCAGTCTGCTCGACCGTTTTGAACAGTTTCGACGCAAAGGGGCTCCAGGTATTCACCGTGGCACCTTGCTAGAATTCCTGCGAGATGCAGCGGATGCCTTGGACTTCTTATCCCAGAAACATTCCTTGCAGCACTTGGACGTCAAACCTGGGAACTTGCTGCTAATCGCCGATCGAATCAAGGTCGCCGATTTTGGCCTGGTCAAGGATCTGCACTCCCACACGCAGTCGATGATCAGCGGGCTCACTCCCAGCTACTCCGCGCCTGAAATCTTTGATGGCCGTCCGGACCACCGCAGTGACCAATATTCGCTCGCTGTTCTCTACATGGAGATGCTCACCGGAAAACTTCCGTTTGATGGAAAAACGACCGGCGAAATCGCGCGACAACATATTGCCAAAGCACCCAATCTAGAGGCACTGCCTCCCGCAGATCGCGCGATCGTGGGACGCTCTCTTAGCAAAAACCCCGTTGATCGATACGCTAGCTGCCGACAGTTTATCGAGCAGCTAGCCAAAGTCAAAAACCCTATCATGGTCGCGACGCATCCCGTCAAGTCGATCGCGGGGCAAGATTCAGTAGCCGCTTCAAACACAGAGATACAAAATACAGTAACGTCTCCTGCATTCAATGCAAGAATCAACTTCCGCTCGCCAATCGCACATCAAACACCGGACCATCAATGGAACCCAGCTCGTTGTCTGTTCATCGGTATGGGGGGCATCGCGGGTGACGTTTTGCTCAACCTACGCAGACGCATTGCCAAAGACAGTGAAAATCCATTCACCGTGCAAGACCACTGCTGGCGCGCAATCGATACAAACGTAGATGCACTGGAAAAATTGGTCAACGTAGAAGAGGATTGTGCCCTAACGCTCGAAGAAACCTGTGCCCTACCGATTTTCTCACCTAGCGAATACCGCAAGATCGATTCAACACTATTTTCCGCGCTGTCCAGACGCTGGCTCTACAACATCCCACGATCGTTGAAGACAGAGGGTGTCCGGCCACTGGCGATCCTCGCCTTCCTCCATCATTACGCACACCTCAAGAAGTCACTAGATGCGGCCCTCGACAACCTTACGCAACAACAGGGCACGTCCGAAAGAACTTCCGATCCGGTACGGATCTATCTGATAGCGTCACTCCATGGCGGTACCGGTAGTGCATTAATGTCGGAAGTCGGTTTGCTAGTCAACTCGCTTCTCCAGTCCAAAGGCATTCGCGATTTCCACACCTATGGATTCTGCACCGCAGCTGCGACTCTAAATGGCACCGGCGCTAGCCTGGCATCTGCCGCTGGATTGGCCTCCCTGGCCGAACTGCAGTTCATGATGTCCGGTGAACACATGTATCCATCCATTCACCCGGAGAACGCTTTGGAAGGCCCAGTGCGCGTTAAGCCGGTGACCTCCCTCGCGTTGCTGGACGGCGGATTGTATGGCGATAATGATGATGCAATCGAATGTGTAAATGCGTTAGCGCAAGCGGTTTTCCTGGACTCACAATCGCTGTGCGGTGCTACGCTAGATCCAGTCCGTCGAGACGATTGTCAGCAACCACTCGGCTGGTTACGCACCGTGCGTACCGGGAAACTCAACATTGCCAATTCGATTTCGCCGGTCAAATTAGCTCGCTGGTGTTGTTCAACCTCGCTGGCCAATACCCTTTGCTTCTTGACCGGAACAGGACTCAAATCGGACAGATGGTCAGCCGTCCAGACGCCCCCCGCCTCTGCCCAACAAGATCCTCTCTGCTCTGCCCAAGATTCCTTGCAGAGCGAATTGCCATTATCGCCTGCACGGCATCAGAGATTCTCGACGTTCTTACTCAGAGAATTGGGGTTTTGCACCAGCGATGATTTTAACGAATCCCCTATTTCGCAGGATTCCGAAGAACACAGTTTGGAGCTCTGGAGGAAACGACTCGAGCAGCGTCCCGACGCAGCCAAACTACTTATTGCCGAAGATCTCCGAATCTGGCAGGCTGCCGTTTCTAAACAAATAGGGCTCCGATTGTTTAACTGGAAACAGATCGAACAATTACAACTCCATGCCATTGAACAGATACTGGACTTCAGCGAAATTCACCTGAGCGCACTCATGCAGCACATTCAGCCCAAGCTGAAACTGCAAAACCCTCCGGATGATCTACAGGCCGCTGCTAGCCAATACTGTCAGACGCTCACGGTAGCCTACATGGAACGGCTAAAGCGGTACCAAGCTCATGGCAAGCAAATCGCTCAGAAGTTGGAAAAGTGGTGCGATTCGATTGTTGCCGAAACGGTCCTCAATGAATCCGAGCAAGAGGTTAGCTTCAATACCTTGCCGATCCCATTGCAGCGAGTTGCAGAGCGAGTCAACAATGCGTTGAACGCAAAGCTCCAAAAGCTTATCACTCCAATAATTGAAAGTATCGCAGAGCCAACAGAATTGGGAGTAGGCAACGCACACATGCACGAAGGTACCGTTGCAGAGATCAATCTGAAATACATGCTCAACTTGGCTTCCGATCTACTGAATCGGTACTCTCGCGAAGGTGATATTTCGGACGCAGTCTTTCAGAACCAGGACATCGAGGAAGAGTTTACCACGCAGCTCAAAGAGATCTCGTCCTTCGTTTCGAATCTATCCATGGTGGGAGGAGATGCCGATCGCATCGTGATCGGACCAGCCGATCAGCTGGAGCTGATCCAACCGTTTCTCCAGCGGAATTCACTCCATAAATCCACGACCCTGCTACCCACATCCTGCCGCCTTGGATTGCATCTATTCAGCGAAGCAACCCATGTAAACCTGCCGGCGCTGATTGCTACGCTGTGGCGTCCCTCTAGCGATACACTACGCTTGGCGGAACGTTTGCACACGCGCGTTGACGTCGAATGGGCCCCCGTCTCTGGGCTGCTCGAACTGTTGGCGGTGCCCGAGGAGACTTCCACAGATCCCTCCGCAATGGACACCTCAGACTTGACCGAAGGCACGATCCCTTGCCCCAGTGCACTGCCGCTACCAACCGGATCGATGACCGGGACGGTTGATGGCACTCTCCCGGTTCAGGCGCCTTAG
- a CDS encoding AAA family ATPase has translation MSNTSSQFHSRDTASIPNAELPSVLHEDHYWPAEPVSLADAGLSQSFVESLICQILMASGTLSGRRIAESAGLPFGIIDENLAILRTRQIIAHARSAPLNDYYYSLTENGQQRAIRHQKSFTYTGPAPVPLSDYVLSVEAQANQYEPVERDRLLEAFTDISVDPSWLDFIGPAVNSNGGIFLYGPPGNGKTTLAKCLTVLRGESIWIPHAIIDDGMIIKIFDAAYHQPKQVENDSGLVNMQNFDRRWIRISRPTVVVGGELTLDNLEIRHDPRTNTCEAPLQLKSNCGSLLIDDFGRQRVAPEELLNRWIVPLESKQDFLTLPTGKKISVPFEQIVLFSTNLQPQDLVDEAFLRRVPFKIEIKDPRPEEFLALFQRACGAMGFPWRPDVVKQLITCFFQANKLPLRRCYPRDLLNQVRAYCVYRREPLDLRIDYLQHACRNYFGTLGGIPAATAAVAKQPPVARPETRENKSSAQATPVQAPAPSLPLPVPIEATQQVACMNA, from the coding sequence ATGTCCAATACATCCAGTCAATTCCACTCCCGCGATACCGCATCGATTCCCAATGCGGAATTACCGAGTGTATTGCATGAAGACCACTATTGGCCTGCAGAACCGGTCTCTCTAGCAGATGCCGGACTCAGCCAATCGTTTGTGGAGTCGCTGATTTGCCAGATTCTCATGGCTTCAGGAACGCTCAGCGGTCGACGTATTGCAGAATCGGCAGGCCTTCCTTTCGGCATTATTGACGAAAACCTTGCGATACTGCGAACACGTCAAATCATCGCACACGCGCGCTCAGCACCACTCAACGACTACTACTACAGCCTGACCGAAAACGGGCAGCAGAGAGCTATTCGACACCAGAAGTCGTTCACGTATACCGGCCCCGCGCCGGTTCCCTTGTCCGATTATGTCCTATCGGTCGAAGCTCAAGCCAATCAGTACGAGCCCGTCGAACGCGATCGCTTGCTGGAGGCCTTTACGGACATCTCCGTCGATCCAAGTTGGCTTGACTTTATCGGTCCGGCGGTGAACAGCAACGGCGGGATATTTCTGTATGGACCGCCGGGCAATGGAAAGACGACGCTCGCCAAATGCTTGACCGTCCTCCGCGGCGAGAGCATCTGGATCCCGCACGCAATCATCGATGACGGCATGATCATCAAGATTTTCGATGCAGCCTATCATCAACCCAAACAGGTCGAAAACGATTCGGGCCTGGTCAATATGCAGAATTTCGATCGCCGCTGGATTCGCATATCAAGACCCACGGTAGTAGTCGGAGGAGAACTCACTCTGGACAATTTGGAGATTCGGCATGATCCGAGGACTAATACTTGCGAAGCTCCACTTCAACTTAAGAGCAACTGCGGTAGCTTGTTGATCGACGACTTCGGACGCCAACGCGTTGCTCCCGAGGAGCTTCTCAATCGTTGGATCGTCCCCTTGGAAAGCAAGCAGGATTTCCTGACGCTCCCCACCGGCAAGAAGATCAGCGTTCCCTTCGAACAAATCGTTCTCTTCTCAACGAACCTTCAACCCCAAGATTTAGTGGACGAAGCCTTCCTCCGTCGCGTTCCGTTTAAAATCGAAATCAAGGATCCACGGCCAGAGGAATTCCTGGCGTTGTTCCAACGCGCGTGTGGAGCAATGGGATTTCCCTGGAGACCCGATGTCGTGAAGCAGCTCATCACGTGTTTCTTCCAGGCCAACAAACTTCCCCTAAGACGTTGCTACCCACGCGACCTGTTGAACCAAGTCCGCGCCTACTGCGTCTATCGCCGAGAACCGCTCGATCTTCGAATCGACTACCTGCAACACGCCTGCAGAAATTACTTTGGTACGCTCGGTGGAATACCTGCGGCAACCGCTGCAGTCGCCAAGCAGCCCCCAGTGGCGCGACCAGAGACTAGGGAGAACAAGAGTTCCGCTCAAGCCACGCCCGTACAGGCTCCTGCTCCAAGCCTGCCACTACCTGTTCCCATAGAAGCCACCCAGCAAGTCGCCTGCATGAATGCTTAG
- a CDS encoding EAL domain-containing protein: MDSNHCPTTIESALQETAEVSQAGVTWTLVRGTDGADEQHIQVVPPFPFSIGRRPGCSLQLNYKTISGTHAELRLEGEQLWVSDLNSTNGTYVNGRRINARVPLREEDLLQFADMAFRVRSESRQNTCLTMAEDVCDQALALVQFDRLMENRLVTPYFQPIVDMATGAFRGYEILARSRLFGLESCSAMFDAAARLNMEVELSRMLRWEGVREGLNLNGNATLFVNTHPLEIRREGLIASMGAARQLSQDVPIILEVHEAAITDPREMQLLRSQLKELNIGLAYDDFGAGQTRLSELVEAPPDYLKFDISLIHEIDRATPERQKMLASLVQIVLELGVNPLAEGVETEAEAEVCRNMGFLTAQGFYFGRPAPVRDYQL; the protein is encoded by the coding sequence ATGGACTCAAATCATTGCCCCACAACCATTGAGAGTGCTTTGCAGGAAACTGCTGAGGTCTCCCAAGCTGGAGTTACGTGGACGCTCGTCCGCGGCACGGACGGGGCAGATGAGCAGCACATCCAAGTCGTGCCACCCTTTCCATTTTCGATTGGTCGACGCCCTGGATGTTCACTGCAGCTCAATTACAAGACAATTTCGGGAACGCACGCAGAACTGAGACTCGAAGGCGAGCAGCTGTGGGTGTCCGATCTGAATAGTACCAATGGTACCTATGTAAATGGGCGGCGGATTAACGCCCGTGTCCCACTCCGCGAAGAGGATTTGCTGCAATTCGCTGACATGGCATTCCGAGTTCGAAGCGAGAGTCGTCAGAACACCTGTTTGACGATGGCTGAGGATGTGTGCGATCAAGCATTGGCTTTAGTGCAATTTGATCGCTTGATGGAAAATCGACTGGTCACCCCCTACTTTCAACCAATTGTTGATATGGCTACGGGGGCATTTCGTGGATACGAGATACTTGCCCGCAGCCGATTGTTTGGGCTCGAGTCATGCTCAGCCATGTTTGATGCAGCCGCCAGATTGAACATGGAAGTCGAATTGAGTCGCATGTTGCGTTGGGAGGGAGTACGGGAGGGGTTGAACCTGAACGGAAACGCGACCCTGTTTGTCAATACGCACCCACTTGAGATTCGACGTGAGGGATTGATTGCGTCTATGGGAGCAGCTCGACAACTGTCCCAAGATGTTCCGATTATTCTTGAAGTGCATGAGGCAGCCATTACTGATCCGCGTGAAATGCAATTGCTGCGTTCACAGCTCAAGGAGCTCAATATCGGCCTCGCCTACGACGATTTTGGAGCTGGGCAGACTCGACTTTCAGAACTAGTCGAAGCTCCGCCGGATTACCTCAAGTTCGATATTTCTCTGATTCACGAGATTGATAGAGCAACTCCAGAGCGGCAGAAGATGCTCGCGTCCCTGGTCCAAATCGTACTGGAGCTGGGGGTCAACCCGTTGGCCGAAGGTGTCGAGACTGAGGCCGAAGCAGAGGTTTGTCGCAATATGGGGTTCTTAACTGCACAAGGCTTCTATTTTGGTCGTCCGGCACCCGTTCGTGACTATCAGCTGTAG